In one Sphingomonas sanguinis genomic region, the following are encoded:
- a CDS encoding HAD-IA family hydrolase: MTTPLPMRRFGGFLFDMDGTILSSIASAERAWTVWATQQGLDVAAFLPTIHGVQSVETIRRLNLPGIDPVAEAHALTEAEMLDVDDVAPIGGAAAFLAALPSDRWAIVTSAPKRLAEVRLKAAGLPLPGVFVTAEDAERSKPAPDGFLLGAKRLGVAPEDCLAFEDAPAGIAAAEAAGMTVVVITETHRHAMDTSHAMVTDYRDLAVEWDGASLKLDHRV; this comes from the coding sequence ATGACCACCCCCCTGCCGATGCGCCGTTTCGGCGGTTTCCTGTTCGACATGGACGGGACGATCCTGAGTTCGATCGCGTCCGCCGAACGCGCCTGGACCGTCTGGGCGACACAGCAGGGGCTGGACGTTGCGGCGTTCCTGCCGACCATCCACGGCGTCCAGTCGGTCGAGACGATCCGGCGGCTGAACCTGCCCGGCATCGATCCGGTGGCGGAGGCGCATGCACTGACCGAGGCGGAGATGCTGGACGTTGACGATGTGGCGCCGATCGGTGGTGCGGCCGCGTTCCTGGCCGCGCTGCCCTCGGATCGCTGGGCCATCGTCACCTCTGCGCCCAAGCGGCTGGCGGAGGTGCGGCTGAAGGCGGCGGGGCTGCCTCTACCCGGCGTGTTCGTGACGGCGGAGGATGCGGAGCGTAGCAAGCCCGCGCCCGATGGCTTCCTGCTCGGGGCCAAGCGGCTGGGCGTCGCGCCCGAGGATTGCCTGGCCTTTGAGGACGCGCCCGCCGGGATCGCTGCGGCCGAGGCGGCGGGGATGACGGTGGTGGTGATTACCGAGACGCATCGTCATGCGATGGATACGAGCCATGCGATGGTGACGGACTATCGCGATCTGGCGGTGGAATGGGATGGCGCCAGTCTGAAGCTGGATCATCGGGTTTAG
- a CDS encoding superoxide dismutase family protein, giving the protein MKYLTLLTIGTVALGLGACDQTKMETGSPTPNGASATASLRTGTGADAGRAIATEVAGGLRITLDAMNVPAGMHGVHVHTVGRCDAPDFTTAGGHWNPTQRQHGSMNPQGPHEGDMPNMTVGNDGRGTLGVVLPGATMAGLLDADGSAIVIHAGADDLKTDPSGNSGGRIACGVFQAN; this is encoded by the coding sequence ATGAAATATCTCACGCTGTTGACCATCGGCACCGTCGCGCTGGGCCTGGGGGCCTGCGACCAGACGAAGATGGAGACGGGCTCCCCCACTCCGAACGGCGCCAGCGCGACCGCGAGCCTGCGGACCGGCACCGGCGCGGATGCGGGCCGCGCGATCGCGACCGAGGTCGCCGGGGGGCTGCGCATCACCCTCGACGCGATGAACGTGCCGGCTGGCATGCACGGCGTCCATGTCCACACGGTCGGCCGCTGCGACGCGCCGGACTTCACCACGGCGGGCGGCCACTGGAACCCCACCCAGCGCCAGCATGGCAGCATGAACCCGCAGGGGCCGCATGAGGGCGACATGCCCAACATGACCGTCGGCAATGACGGGCGGGGCACGCTGGGCGTCGTGCTGCCGGGCGCGACCATGGCGGGGCTGCTGGATGCGGACGGCTCGGCGATCGTGATCCATGCGGGCGCCGACGACCTGAAGACCGATCCCAGCGGCAATAGCGGCGGCCGCATCGCGTGCGGTGTGTTCCAGGCCAACTGA
- the thpR gene encoding RNA 2',3'-cyclic phosphodiesterase → MVRLFVALRPPPSIRDLLSDAMDGVPQARWQDDDQLHLTLRFIGEVDRPVAEDIAAALGQVHAPAPIVRISGVGTFDRKGRVDTLWAGVTPHDALAHLHRKVDQACVRAGLSPEPRAYLPHITLARLPGSAGRALEIEGWRAVHAGLSSEPFTMGHLVLYQSHLGHGGASYEPVMRWPLETGG, encoded by the coding sequence ATGGTCCGCCTGTTCGTCGCCCTCCGCCCGCCCCCCTCGATCCGGGACCTGCTGTCCGATGCGATGGACGGCGTTCCCCAGGCCCGCTGGCAGGATGACGACCAGTTGCACCTGACCCTGCGCTTCATCGGCGAGGTGGACCGCCCCGTGGCCGAGGACATCGCCGCCGCACTGGGACAGGTTCACGCCCCCGCCCCCATTGTTCGGATTTCGGGCGTCGGAACCTTCGATCGCAAGGGGCGGGTCGACACGCTCTGGGCGGGCGTCACGCCGCACGATGCGCTGGCCCATCTTCATCGCAAGGTCGACCAGGCCTGTGTCCGCGCGGGTCTGTCGCCCGAACCGCGGGCCTATCTGCCGCACATCACGCTCGCACGCCTGCCCGGCTCGGCGGGACGCGCGCTCGAGATCGAGGGGTGGCGCGCGGTCCATGCGGGCCTGTCCAGCGAGCCTTTTACCATGGGGCATCTGGTCCTCTACCAGAGCCATCTGGGGCATGGCGGCGCATCCTATGAACCCGTGATGCGTTGGCCGCTTGAAACCGGCGGGTAA